The Euphorbia lathyris chromosome 2, ddEupLath1.1, whole genome shotgun sequence genome includes a window with the following:
- the LOC136217574 gene encoding pentatricopeptide repeat-containing protein At4g01030, mitochondrial — MDKIAPFHRLHNSPLNPNPLTQNPNSRTHLPASLSLAPTSTFPDFTPLSASPLQASEFHSPNLSFSQLLSDVKTLNSIKTMHAQMLKTCDDWSSDSMAQTLITSYLKVRDFRSAAIVFFMGFESNYAMWNSFLEEFGSYGGNQIEILHVVKELHSLGVMFDSRAITVILKFCTVLMELQLGLEVHASLIKRGLEFDKYTRSAVLNYYERCWSLEIANKLFDEIPKRDDLLWNEAIILNLKNDRFVRALQLFIEMQISFAKVYATTLSKILRACGKERALDEGKQIHGYVIKQPLESSNLLICNSLIGMYSRNGKLKLARKVFDSMKEHNLYSWNSIISSYAALGNLNDAWNLFQQMESCSVKPDLVTWNCLLSGHAVHGFYKEVFMILSNMQVSGFRPDSSSITSVLQAVIELRDLKLGKEIHGYVIRNGLDYDVYVGTSLLDMYVKCDCLTFSRAIFDNMKNKNIVAWNSLITGYAFKGLFEEAKALLTKMEEEGIRADLVTWNSLVSGYAIWGYDEVALGVIQDVKRSGLTPNVVSWTALISGSSQNGNYRESLQYFIQMQRDGIKPNSATISSLLRTCGGLSLLHKGKELHCVSSKSGIIGDVYIATSLIDMYCKAGDLKSARKVFRGSNNKTLACWNCMIMGFAIYGLGREAISLFGEMKEVGIEPDSITFTALLSACKNSGLTSEGWNFFDCMNKDYGIVPRIEHYSCMVDLLGRAGYLDEAWDFIQTMPLKPDATIWGAFLGCCRIHTNLEFAEIAAEELFKLEPHNSANYVLMMNLYAMSNRWEDMERIRDLMAEKGVRNREVWSWIQIDNTVHVFSAEGKPHQDEGEIYFELYQLILEMKKLGYTPDISCINQNIDEGEKEKALLSHTEKLAITYGLIKNKGREAIRVIKNTRICSDCHTAAKFMSVARSVEIFVRDGVRFHHFKEGKCSCNDFW; from the coding sequence ATGGACAAGATAGCTCCTTTCCATCGCCTCCATAACTCACCTCTAAACCCAAACCCGCTTACCCAAAATCCGAATTCTAGAACCCATTTACCGGCTTCTCTCTCTCTTGCTCCTACTTCCACTTTCCCTGATTTCACCCCTCTTTCTGCCTCACCATTACAAGCTTCCGAGTTCCATTCACCCAATTTGAGCTTCTCACAACTCCTTTCTGATGTCAAAACTTTGAATTCTATTAAAACAATGCATGCCCAGATGTTAAAAACTTGCGATGATTGGAGTTCAGATTCCATGGCTCAAACTTTAATCACTAGTTATCTGAAAGTTCGTGACTTTAGGTCTGCTGCAATTGTTTTCTTTATGGGTTTTGAAAGCAATTATGCTATGTGGAATTCTTTCTTGGAGGAATTTGGAAGTTATGGGGGTAATCAAATTGAGATTCTCCATGTTGTTAAAGAATTGCATAGTCTAGGAGTCATGTTTGATAGTAGAGCTATTACTGTAATTTTGAAATTTTGCACTGTATTAATGGAGTTGCAATTGGGTTTAGAAGTTCATGCTAGTTTGATTAAGAGGGGCCTTGAGTTTGATAAATACACAAGAAGTGCAGTATTGAATTATTATGAGAGATGTTGGAGTCTGGAAATTGCTAATAAATTGTTCGATGAAATACCTAAAAGAGATGATCTTTTGTGGAATGAGGCCATAATTCTCAATTTGAAGAATGATAGATTTGTTAGGGCATTACAATTGTTTATAGAAATGCAGATTTCCTTTGCAAAAGTCTATGCTACTACACTTTCGAAGATTCTACGAGCTTGTGGAAAGGAGAGAGCTTTGGATGAAGGGAAGCAGATTCATGGGTATGTTATAAAACAACCACTTGAATCATCAAATTTGTTGATTTGCAATTCTTTGATTGGCATGTATTCTAGAAATGGGAAACTTAAACTTGCTAGAAAAGTATTTGATTCAATGAAAGAACATAACTTGTATTCATGGAATTCTATCATCTCAAGTTATGCTGCACTTGGTAACTTGAATGATGCTTGGAATCTATTTCAGCAGATGGAATCGTGTAGCGTAAAGCCGGATTTAGTAACTTGGAATTGCTTATTATCAGGCCATGCTGTTCATGGTTTCTATAAAGAGGTTTTTATGATTTTAAGTAATATGCAAGTTTCAGGTTTTAGACCGGATTCAAGCTCTATTACTAGTGTTCTTCAAGCTGTCATTGAATTGAGAGACTTGAAATTGGGAAAAGAGATTCATGGCTATGTGATAAGAAATGGGCTTGACTATGATGTGTATGTGGGAACTTCATTGTTAGACATGTATGTCAAGTGTGATTGTTTAACCTTTTCTCGGGCAATTTTCGATAAtatgaagaacaagaacattGTTGCTTGGAATTCATTAATAACAGGGTATGCATTCAAGGGGCTTTTCGAGGAAGCTAAAGCATTGTTAActaaaatggaagaagaaggaattAGGGCGGATTTAGTTACGTGGAACAGTCTCGTTTCTGGTTATGCAATTTGGGGCTATGATGAGGTAGCTTTGGGTGTGATTCAAGATGTGAAAAGATCAGGATTAACTccaaatgtggtttcatggacTGCCCTCATATCCGGCAGCTCACAGAACGGTAATTACAGAGAATCTTTACAATATTTCATTCAAATGCAACGAGACGGTATTAAGCCTAACTCTGCCACTATATCTAGCTTACTCAGAACTTGTGGAGGCCTGTCTCTGTTACACAAGGGTAAAGAACTACATTGTGTCAGTTCAAAAAGTGGCATCATCGGAGATGTATACATAGCCACGTCGCTCATTGACATGTACTGTAAAGCAGGCGACTTAAAGAGTGCCCGTAAAGTTTTCAGGGGAAGTAATAACAAAACATTGGCCTGCTGGAATTGCATGATCATGGGATTTGCTATATATGGCCTTGGAAGGGAGGCAATTTCACTGTTTGGTGAAATGAAAGAAGTAGGTATCGAGCCGGATTCCATAACCTTCACCGCATTGCTCTCTGCCTGCAAGAATTCGGGTTTAACAAGTGAAGGGTGGAATTTCTTTGATTGTATGAACAAAGATTATGGCATAGTGCCAAGAATTGAGCATTACTCTTGCATGGTAGATCTTCTCGGAAGAGCCGGATATCTTGATGAAGCTTGGGACTTCATTCAAACAATGCCATTAAAACCAGATGCCACGATCTGGGGTGCTTTTCTTGGATGCTGCAGAATCCATACAAACTTGGAATTTGCAGAAATAGCAGCTGAGGAGCTTTTCAAGTTAGAACCACATAATTCTGCTAATTATGTTCTGATGATGAACTTATATGCCATGTCAAACAGATGGGAGGATATGGAACGAATCCGAGATCTCATGGCCGAAAAAGGGGTGAGAAACAGGGAAGTATGGAGCTGGATACAAATCGACAACACGGTCCATGTATTCTCTGCAGAAGGAAAACCACATCAAGACGAAGGGGAGATATACTTCGAGTTGTATCAGCTGATTTTGGAAATGAAGAAATTAGGATATACGCCTGATATCAGCTGCATAAATCAGAACATCGACGAGGGAGAAAAGGAGAAAGCCCTCCTAAGTCATACAGAAAAACTGGCCATTACTTATGGACTGATCAAGAACAAAGGTAGGGAAGCTATCAGAGTGATAAAGAATACAAGAATCTGTTCTGATTGTCATACAGCAGCGAAATTTATGTCGGTGGCGCGAAGTGTTGAGATTTTCGTGAGAGATGGTGTTCGGTTTCACCATTTCAAGGAAGGGAAGTGTTCTTGCAATGATTTCTGGTAA
- the LOC136217575 gene encoding protein WHAT'S THIS FACTOR 1 homolog, chloroplastic: MEPRLLLSSFNGSPSASLPFFFSYKSSFLEKPQTSVNSFYTSTQLERSHFWGKNLVLQERNVPFGSSLRKTRPPFEPIRAIVKRRKELPFDKVIDRDKKLKLILKIRKILVNQPDRTMSLRNLGKFRRELGLHKNRRFIALLKKFPAVFEIVKEGVFSLQFKMTPEAERLYLEELKVRNEMEDLLVVKLRKLLMMSLDKRILLEKIAHLKSDFGLPIEFRDTICHRYPQYFRVVATARGPALELTHWDPELAVSAAELSEEENRARELAEKDLIIDRPPKFKRVTLPKGLQLSKNDMRRICQFRDMPYISPYSDFTDLRSGSAEKEKHACGVVHELLSLTVEKRTLVDHLTHFREEFRFSQQLRGMLIRHPDLFYVSLKGDRDSVFLREAYRDSHLVDKDRMLLIKEKLRALVSVPRFPRRRDASRDAEGEVAADQEDPNAEESEDWSIDNFMNGDGVDDDDDGDDDDEDDWSDDEDDTPPDFDDDDDNVKIQSSRSRNSVDNSTKKEEKVLEPVFPDGRPRERW; the protein is encoded by the coding sequence ATGGAACCCAGACTCTTACTCTCCTCATTCAATGGTTCACCATCTGCTTCTTTGCCTTTCTTTTTCTCATATAAATCTAGTTTCCTTGAAAAGCCCCAAACTTCTGTGAATAGTTTCTATACCTCAACCCAGTTAGAAAGGTCACATTTTTGGGGCAAAAATTTGGTGCTTCAAGAGAGAAATGTTCCTTTTGGTAGTAGCCTGAGGAAAACTCGTCCCCCATTTGAACCAATTAGAGCTATTGTGAAGAGACGAAAAGAGCTTCCCTTTGATAAGGTGATTGACAGGGACAAGAAGCTTAAACTAATATTGAAGATAAGGAAGATTCTTGTGAACCAACCTGATAGAACCATGTCGCTTAGGAATTTGGGTAAGTTCAGAAGGGAATTGGGTCTTCATAAAAATCGTCGATTTATTGCTTTACTGAAGAAATTCCCTGCTGTGTTTGAAATTGTGAAAGAAGGGGTTTTCTCATTGCAATTCAAAATGACACCAGAAGCTGAAAGACTTTACCTGGAGGAGTTGAAGGTCAGGAATGAAATGGAGGATTTGCTGGTTGTTAAATTGAGGAAATTATTGATGATGTCTTTAGATAAGCGGATTTTATTGGAGAAAATAGCTCATTTGAAGAGTGATTTCGGATTGCCTATAGAATTTCGTGACACAATCTGTCATCGATACCCACAATATTTTAGAGTTGTTGCTACTGCAAGAGGGCCTGCGCTGGAATTAACTCATTGGGATCCTGAACTTGCAGTATCAGCTGCTGAATTATCAGAAGAGGAAAACAGGGCTAGAGAGCTGGCAGAGAAAGATTTAATCATTGATAGACCACCAAAATTCAAAAGAGTAACACTGCCTAAGGGTCTACAGCTTTCGAAGAATGACATGAGAAGGATTTGCCAGTTCAGAGACATGCCTTATATATCCCCCTATTCAGATTTTACTGATTTGAGATCAGGTTCAGCAGAGAAGGAAAAACATGCTTGTGGGGTTGTACATGAGCTTTTGAGTTTAACTGTTGAGAAGAGAACCCTTGTTGATCACCTTACTCATTTTCGGGAGGAATTCAGATTCTCTCAGCAGCTCAGGGGGATGCTAATAAGACATCCTGATTTGTTTTATGTGTCCTTGAAAGGTGACAGGGATTCAGTTTTCCTCAGAGAAGCTTACCGTGATTCTCATTTGGTCGATAAAGATAGAATGTTGCTTATCAAAGAGAAGCTTCGTGCTCTTGTTTCTGTTCCTAGATTCCCAAGGCGGAGAGATGCCAGTAGAGATGCTGAAGGAGAAGTtgctgctgatcaagaagatcCAAATGCTGAAGAAAGTGAAGATTGGTCTATCGACAATTTTATGAATGGTGATGgagttgatgatgatgatgatggtgatgatgatgatgaagatgattgGAGCGATGATGAGGATGATACTCCCCCTGACTTTGATGACGATGATGACAACGTCAAGATTCAGTCGAGCAGATCAAGAAACTCCGTAGATAACTCAACCAAGAAGGAAGAGAAGGTGCTAGAACCTGTGTTTCCAGATGGTCGGCCTAGAGAACGTTGGTGA
- the LOC136217576 gene encoding uncharacterized protein has product MARRRERQVVQSSDLRQVRVKTTTQVSQFSESAAADRKLFAIFIFFFIVIPAVSVLVYRIKSSPDTSTADSHAQQEGTLKTDLKYQEILNDNSVLLKNESHRQYAFPTLAYVTPWNSKGYEMAKKFANKFTHISPVWYDLKSEGTGLILEGRHNADKGWISELKRKGNPLVLPRVVLEAFPKELLRKKKLKDKVIELVVSECKEMGYDGIVLESWSRWAAYGVLQDPGLRTKALQFIKQLGHALHSVSSGSNSEQQLQLIYVIGPPRSKELQVHDFGPEDLQLLDDDVDGFSLMTYDFSGPQSPGPNAPLNWIRFTLQMLLGTSGKSAPSVGQKIFLGLNFYGNDFLLSGGPGGGAIVGREYLSLLERYKPELQWEKNSGEHFFLYVDDDAKRHAVFYPSVTSITLRLEEALSWGTGISVWEIGQGLDYFFDLL; this is encoded by the exons ATGGCAAGGAGAAGAGAACGTCAAGTTGTTCAGAGTTCGGATCTCCGTCAAGTCCGTGTCAAAACGACCACTCAAGTGTCCCAATTTAGTGAGTCAGCAGCTGCCGATCGCAAGCTCTTCGccattttcattttcttcttcatcgTTATTCCCGCCGTCTCAGTACTGGTATACCGCATCAAGTCCTCTCCAGATACTTCCACTGCAGATTCACATGCGCAGCAAGAAGGAACACTTAAAACTGATCTGAAGTACCAAGAAATCCTCAAT GATAATTCAGTGCTCTTAAAAAATGAATCTCACCGGCAATATGCATTTCCTACATTGGCATACGTTACTCCATG GAATTCTAAAGGCTATGAAATGGCAAAGAAATTTGCCAATAAGTTTACACACATATCACCTGTCTGGTATGATCTGAAGAG CGAAGGTACTGGCTTAATTTTGGAGGGAAGACATAATGCTGATAAAGGATGgatatcagagcttaaaaggaAAGGAAATCCTCTG GTGTTACCTAGAGTTGTTCTAGAAGCATTTCCAAAGGAGTTGCttaggaagaagaaactgaagGATAAAGTTATTGAGCTTGTAGTATCGGAATGCAA GGAAATGGGATATGATGGCATCGTGCTCGAGTCCTGGTCAAGGTGGGCTGCTTATGGTGTCTTGCAAGATCCAGGCTTGAGGACTAAG GCACTGCAGTTTATAAAACAACTTGGGCATGCACTGCACTCAGTGAGCTCAGGAAGCAACAGTGAGCAACAATTACAGTTGATCTACGTTATTGGTCCACCGCGTTCAAAGGAGCTCCAAGTGCATGACTTTGGTCCCGAGGATCTTCAACTGTTGGATGATGATGTAGATGGTTTCTCGCTTATGACCTATGACTTCTCAGGTCCTCAAAGTCCTGGTCCAAATGCACCTTTGAACTGGATCCGATTCACTCTGCAGATGCTCCTTGGTACAAGTGGCAAAAGTGCTCCATCGGTCGGCCAAAAGATATTTCTTGGCCTTAATTTTTATGGAAATGATTTTCTACTTTCTGGAG GCCCAGGCGGCGGAGCTATTGTCGGAAGAGAATACCTCTCTTTATTGGAGAGGTACAAGCCCGAATTGCAATGGGAGAAGAATAGTGGGGAACATTTTTTCCTCTACGTTGATGATGATGCTAAAAGACATGCAGTGTTCTACCCATCAGTAACATCAATTACTCTGCGGTTAGAGGAAGCTCTTTCGTGGGGAACCGGAATCTCCGTTTGGGAAATTGGTCAAGGTTTGGATTACTTTTTTGATCTATTGTAG